The Papaver somniferum cultivar HN1 chromosome 3, ASM357369v1, whole genome shotgun sequence genome includes a region encoding these proteins:
- the LOC113360135 gene encoding ATP-dependent DNA helicase PIF7-like produces the protein MVLSLHQNMRLDALEPENVAFAKYLTEIGDDPKEDVDLPPSVTRCKDMDGLINSLYPWLETKERVSSERFTERVILSAPNEDVHKINAAAMNALDGDMYTYLAADKLNADDAGNTQRLNSEFLQNLNPPGMPRFKLEIKVGCPIMVLRNLAPSEGLCNGTRLLVTRCGQHVIEAKILTGDKAGEIVFIPRINFKPTATEMNINLTRHQFPICPAYAMTINKSQGQSVKYVGIDLRTPVFSHGQLYVALSRCTAARRINVR, from the exons ATGGTCCTGTCACTTCATCAGAATATGCGTTTGGATGCACTTGAACCGGAAAATGTGGCTTTTGCAAAATACCTGACTGAG ATTGGTGATGATCCAAAGGAAGATGTTGATTTACCTCCGTCGGTAACTAGGTGCAAAGATATGGATGGATTAATAAACAGTCTGTATCCATGGCTGGAAACAAAAGAAAGGGTTTCTTCAGAACGCTTCACTGAACGGGTGATACTATCAGCACCCAATGAGGATGTACACAAGATAAATGCAGCAGCTATGAATGCCTTAGATGGGGATATGTACACATACCTAGCTGCAGACAAACTTAATGCAGATGATGCTGGCAATACTCAGCGACTTAATAGCGAATTCCTGCAAAATTTAAACCCACCCGGAATGCCTAGGTTCAAGCTGGAAATAAAGGTTGGATGTCCAATCATGGTCCTGAGAAACCTAGCACCCTCGGAAGGTCTTTGTAATGGTACTAGGTTGTTGGTCACTAGGTGCGGACAACACGTGATAGAAGCCAAGATTTTGACAGGTGATAAAGCAGGTGAGATTGTTTTCATCCCAAGAATAAATTTCAAGCCGACGGCAACGGAGATGAATATCAACCTGACAAGGCATCAGTTTCCCATCTGTCCTGCTTATGCCATGACAATCAACAAATCACAAGGACAATCCGTGAAATACGTTGGAATTGACCTCCGCACTCCAGTGTTTAGCCACGGACAACTTTACGTGGCATTGTCAAGATGCACTGCCGCAAGGAGAATAAATGTGCGTTGA